CAGTGAAACAACTGCAGTTGGAACctattttttcattcctttcaggTTTAGTTGCTTTACGTGACTAGAGGCTTGCTAGTTTCAGTTTCACTGGAAGCCAGATTCACTTTACATTAGACTCCAAAAACATTTGTAGCAGGTATAACATCATGGCTGGCACAAACACTGAAGGATTAAATGCTTGCCATTACCTTTGTTCATGAGATATATTTCCAGTGGAAAGTCAATACAATTCAACAGAGACATTATCTATGGAAAGTCTCAGAGCTGATAAGGTGAAGTCTGTTGCCATATACCATAATACCTCCTTGCCTTTGAATTTAACAAACAAGGTTTTCATTTATTCATATTTAATGCAAGTCCtggagctgaagcagcagcacagcccaagcTTTCAGGCCCACTGCAGATAgccaaaacattaaaatttgtGGAATTCACTCAACCCCCAACCCTTGCTGCTTCAACACTTCAGGCCATGATCTCAACTGTATTTAAAGTCAGAATTTGCTGATGAAAACAAACACTTCCACTAAAGAGCTGCAGTTCAGTTCTAATGTTTCATTATTGAGACCAGTTCTCCCTCCCACTGTGCTCTCTCCAAAGCAGATTTCCCTAACAGCATGTCCTGGGTTCCATGTTTTTACTTCCTAGCTGAACAACTTCAGGCAGAGATGCTGTACGCACCGCGTGGAAGACTAAGGACAATGATTTGGTGAAAGGAAGGGCTGCCATGAGCCAGTGGATCTTAAAGACAtcatttctggaaagaaaaaaaaagagaaggaagagcaTTACTTAAAAGCCAGCAGTAAAAGTTTCAGTTTCCAAGGATATTACTTTAAAATCTCTAAGTGTCAGATTCCAGGCTGAGCTGACCATCAGTATAAAAAGATTCCCCTTAATACTGCAGTCCAAGTTTCTGCCACATCCTGAGCCATATTTCAACTTCATGTTCTAAACCCCTGATTTTTACTGCTTGGGATAATTGAAATTATTAACTAATAAGAATATCCCAcatatatatagaaatatacaTATCTTAATTGTTAGAAAATTTGCTAAACATAATTCAAACCACAATCAAGATATTTAAGGCTCTCTACTGTCACAATTTGCCATTTCCCAAATGAAGTAAAGTGATGAATTTTTTCttgctatttattttcaaagtcttCTCCTTTTGACATCAACTACAGGAACTTCCTGGGGGTTTATTTTGCCACAATATGTACACTGAAGAAATTTCAACACTGAAGAATATGTAGCTGAAGAAATTTCAACATAAGATTTGGGAATTTTAGAAAGACAGTCTGCAACAATACTGACTGACAGTTTTCAAATATAAACTATGTGTATTAAGCATACAAACCTGAGCCAGATTGGGAGTTTGAGGTGATCAAATCTGACTGTGAATTGGGCATTATaagaagaggaatgaaaaataaaaaaccaaacaaggtAGGTCCCTACTTGCCACAGGCACTGAACTCACCTACGTTTACGAAGTATGTGGATCCATACAGTCccagacaggaaaaagaagagagccATGGAAATGTAAAGTTTTGGCAGTGGGATTTCACCTGCTGAGAGGTAGCTTTCAGGATTCTTTTCCGTAACATCTATCTGAATATTAAAGGTGTGTTATGTGtacagttggaaaaaaaatcattaaagcACTGAGTTAACAATTACATTTTGCAATCAAATTCACTCATTTAATATGAGCTTTTCTGAAGGGGTGACTTATGagtctcagagaaaaaaaaccaaaacctacTCTTCATCCTTAAGAATCtcaaaacattttgcaaaacTATTCCCACCAGAATAATCCCCTTGGAAAACAATGCTTCAGTTATGAAACATAATTCAGAAAGGTAATTTTCCCAAAGAATAGTTGTTCTCTCTAGAAAACGTCACAATTTGCCCACCTTTGATTCAGAAACAATATCTACAATGGGCTGCCATCCTATTTTCCTGTGactgagaaaacagaagcatTATTTAGCATTCTATTTATACCCTTAAGTGGCTTAGTCATATGTGCTAGGACTTCAATAAAATCATGCATTGAATCTGGTCTGAAGCACCGAAGCTGTCCTGCATCTCTAAGTACACCCCAGCAGATCAATCATCcacattttgttctctttccaATTTCTTCAGTGGGTCAAAGTGACCCACACAACAATTCAGAAAAGCTGGTCTTCTAAACCTATCActtcagaagcagctctgaagtAGTCTGAGTCAAGTAAGGGCTGCTAAGTTTTATCACCTCCATGTTCCCTTGCAAAAGCATTAACAGAAACACATAAAAAGTGGTTCAAGGATTGATGTTGCTGAGGTACCTCAGTCAGTGAGAGGATTCATACCAGACCAGCTCATTATACACCAGCATGAGCACAGGAAAGGGTAAAAAGGGAAAGCCCAAGCTCTGATAACAACTAAAACCACATAGGAACAAACCCTGTACATCAAAAGAGATGAAGCATTTGCTACAACACATCGCCTTTAGGATGTGTATCTAACACCATAAAAACACATCTTTAATTAGgccagaaaaagcaaaaacactgaatttaaaTACCAACAATTTACATTGCAGCAACAGCCTTAATATCTGCAATCACGTAAAGAGAAAAGTGACTTTTGAGTGCAGCAAAACACAAGCAGCTGATGCAGCTCCCATCTCATTACAGCATCAGGTCACAACTGTGTAGACTGAACCCAGCCCACATTCAGCCTTCAGATTTTCAGGCATTTCTgcaaaaacagtattttaattatttttacagtagTCACTTCTTTCAGAAATGCCATTGCAGAGACTGGCACACAACTCTGAATCATGTCCCACCCCATATGTGCACTCATGTGCAGCGTGTGCTTGGTTacaagctggagctggaaggtgGATGTTGCAGTCTAAGCTAACAAGTTAATTATCCTTTAGAAGCCATACTCACATCAAGACTAAACAGCAACTGATCATTAGCTGGCCCTTTCTTGCCAACACACTTATGGAAATACAGGCTGTAGAGACCTTCTTGTTTATCCGAGCTGATGttaaaaaagaactgaaaagaaGGAATAGAGAAGTCAGCATTCTTCTCATTCACAACAGGGTTGCCCTGGTAGGATGTCATCTCTACTGAAGCATGAAAGAAGTCAGTCATTTGAGGTCAGTCAGTTCCCTTGAGCAGACTGTTCTGAGGATAGCAGCACATCTGGAAGTTTCAACAGAACTCCAGATGCAAAATCACTGCACCTATCTAGGATTATGCACTCTGGGAATCCAAGTCTGTTAAGTGTCAGTGCTTAACTTgggtcaccacagagaaaagaTGACCACAAATGTAATACATTTGACATGGTAAAgcataaaatttttattatacctgccctgcagcttttctgttccTCCCCCAACTATGCAAATTGTGATAGCTCTGGAAATGGGATCTGTGTCAGATAACAGAATTTCAAATGTGTTTGTAGTAACCAACCATCACAAGTGAACCAGGGTGTTCAAACAAAGCATTATCTGGCTTCATACAGAGGATCTTCCCCTTGAGTCAGCAGTCAGGTCACAGCTATTTGTTATCAGCAATCTGCACTACTATCATAGTAAACTTTAATATGTTGAGGCTCATAGACTATGATATTTAGAACAGCATCACAACAAAGCCAATTTAAAAGCAGCTCTCACAACTTATAAAGAAAGATTTCCATCACTGATGCTTAGCTCAGTAAATTTTCAGGCAGACTCCTGCTATCAGAAAGACATCTATATCCTAGACTTTCACTTTTCCAAAGTAGGACAGTGAAGGAACTGAGTTTAGACACTGGCAGACACCCTACCTGAAACGAAAACATTCCTTGGACATGGCGTACAGGATGTTCTTGTTCTACCATGctctgggaaaaaggaaagagaccTTTAGATTTTCTTAAGCAGGTAACTAAAACATTTGGCTACATCAACCAGACAATAAAATTTGCATTCTGTATATTTACAGTGGAGGCTGAGAGCAATAGCAAATACTCTCCACTTTTCTGCTATGATTCTACTGGAATATCCCCTCAGGGTCTTTGTGAAAGAGAGCTCCAGATAGTTTCTTACCTGGGAGGATGTTGTACTTCGTTTGGACTTCTTATCTAGAGATAAAAGTATTAATGGTACGTTTAGTGTTTACATTTAGACATCCTCAGAAACCACCACGTTGTCAATATCTTACTCACACCTTCCTACACTTGCCTGCGTGGCAGTTCCCCAGCTAATCATTGACAGAGATGCTTTCCCAGTCTCTCCTTACTCTCAGAGGActcttcccacagccagcaTTCATTCTGAATGCATCCTCAAATGCCAGGATAGGATTCCCTACTCTTATACCTCCTACAAAAGTCTACCCCAGAAATCTTTCCAACCTCTCTGGTGAGAGTGACCAGAGGCAGGTGACCTAAACCAGATGCAAGCTAGAGCTCTGACTTTTTATGTTATGACTGAGTACTGTTAATCTCACTGACAAATCTCAATCTGAGCATTAATACATGGCCTGACAAACATATGGAAATCCTAATTTCCATATGAGGAGGGAATAAATTCACAGCTTTCCACTATGCTCCCAGTAAaagtacaaacaaacaaaacacaaaagcatAGGTGACCTGCCAGGTGAGCATTTCCTCTGAACTTAAGGTGACAGGAGCCTTCAGTAGAGCAGCATGCCAAGTTCACAGTTTGACTCTACTCCTATAAGAAGCTTTTCAAACATTAGGTCATGCCTTTCTACCAGGAAGCAAAAGTTCAAGACTTGAGCTTTGCTTTTGGCTCCCACACCTCAGTGCACTGTCCACAATCATGCTACACTTTTTACAccagagaaagcaaaactaTAGCTGTCAGACCCATTCCCTCCAGTGCCATCCACCCTTGGTTCTTGACTTCTTACCAACAGCTGTCCAAGCTTTGAATGGTATCAAAGCTGGTGAATGTGACAGGCCAAGACAGACTCAGACTACTCCAGCTCAGACTGCTCAGCAGTCTGATCTGAAGTCTAAACTCTGCCAGGAAGGGATAACATGAGCTAATCCCATTAGAGCTGagattataaaattattttgtctgctGGTCTCGAAGCCAGACAAAGGCTTGTGACTCCTAGAAAGATTACTGGGACAATTACTCCTCCCTCCCCATAGTTTCTAAGTGATACGAGTTCAACTCTTTAGACAGACACAGACTCCTACAAATTTTGGCTGGAAAGGACTCCTGAAGACAAATCCAACTTCTGACTCAAAGCACACCTGGTGTCAACTGTATCATGCTGGCCTTGGTTTTACTTTGTTAAGcatttaaaaccacaaaatatgGAGATCAGATTGCACAAATGGTCTGCTACAATACTGGAATACCTATTtaggaaagatattttttttacttactttCTGTCTTAACATCCCATCTGAGACATCCAAGACTTAATAAAGAGAAACAGACATTGTGTACCACTACTAAAAATTGCTTGAAATCATTGTCCTCCTAACCTTCCTTCAACTAGTTGTTGGTGGCCATAAAATTGCCCCTTTAGCCTTCTTTTTGCCAGACAAAAGACAACCAAGTTGTTAACCCCTCCTCAGAGGCACTGAAGGTCTCCAACACTCATTGCCTCTCTGATGGATCAACAGGACTGGTGAACACAAATCACTGAGCAGGAGACTCCAGCCCCAtaagcagctctgtgcacaggcTTACACAGGATGTACATTAAGTTCTTGTCCCAGGGGACCCCAGAATGTGACtacagctcagtgctggaggCACAGCAATGAGGAATCAGTAGTGAGAGCACACACAGGTCAGGTTTAGCTGGCTTACCTTTGTCATCTGTATTTTCACTGGTCTTTGGAGCATTTTTATCAGAATCACTGCTCAGTTCAGAAGTTTTCAGCAGCTTGGTATTTAAGGCAGTACCATTTTCCTCAGACACAAATACAATTTTAGGTAACAAAGAAGCAGCTTCTGAAGAGAACCGTACTTTCACACTAAAGAAACAAAGAGGTTTTATTAcataataaacataaaaattaaagtaaacCAACATTTTTAAAGAGGCTGTCACAGCCATATAcccaataaaagaaaatcaacttGTCTTGTCTTGTTTTTTGTACCACAAAGAACAGGCAAGAACCAGATCATGACTCACAGCAGAATTGATCAGTGTGGGAAAAGTCACACTCTACCTCTACATGAAATACGAGAGTAGAcgaagaaaattaaatttcttcagCTTTGGTAAGCAGAGTCTCACTAGAAACCATGTTACCACACATGAACTCTTGCAAAAGGAAGCAATGCAGACTTGAAGGTACTTCCATAAAAAAAGGTAATTCTATACAAACAATAAAATTCCATCTTGAGTGCAAAAGTGACTCAAGACATCAAAGCTCATTCAGCACAATTAAGGTAGGTTGTTTTTGCCTGCTGTCCCTTTATCCCTCCAATATGCAGGAAGAATTTTTGGACCATTTTATACTGGagatgttttaattttacaCTCTCCTCCTCCCAACTGTCAGGTAaccccttaaaaaaaacaacctacATGCACAGAAACTTTCCAAGCCCCTAAGTGCAAAATTATCTTCAACTGAAGAAGTAACTTTAAAATGTCTTGTACACTCTTTACTCACACATCACGTCGGATGTCCAGAAGTAAAATTACAACAGAGACATCTGGCTCTGGAGTCTTCTTCAAGATACAATAATCCACTTCTTCATCCTGGTAACATGAACAAAACACCTCTGAAGTGCCCTCTGGACATGCTCCCCTCCAAATAGAGGTTACCATTCTCAGTCCAGCAAGATGTAAATCCATCCTGCCCATGTCTAAAGTCCCCCcatctttggttttatttcttccagcCATCCCCAGAGTCAGGCAGATGTCCCATCTTTTCTAAGGGAAAAGCAAGCTCACTTCCATTACTCTTACCAGGTAAGTGGAGAAACCATCATTCCTTGTTCGATCCAAGCTGAACCCCACCTAGGAGACAATTGAGATGAATCTGTCAAATTAAAGCCAAACCACTACTGAAAGAGTCAAAAATACTGCTTTCTAAACAAGTTAACTTACATTTAAAGTgaaattcagatattttctcATCACCAAATCAGgcagaaaaatacattcaaatGTAACAAACTCATCCATAtccaccaagaaaaaaaaccccaatcattATTCAAACCCAAATTAAATTCTGTCTCTGAGCATTTTAActtatttcagtattatttcacACGTTTTTGCTTGACAAAAACATTTAATACTTTTATAATGAAGAAGTGAAACtgtgcagcagaggaagaactCAGGAATGTTATCTAAACTCTATTAAAACCCCTAATAGAATGTGCTATGTAACATGTAATATTAGAgttctattaaaaataagaactgTCCAGAACTGTCACTTCTGGAAACCTACTGACACAATAATCACAAGCTGAATTGCAATGTAACATGACACAGTGTGAAAAAACTCATCAGAGGACTGTTAGGAAATTGATGTTCCATGTAAGTTAGAGATGTGTGCATGGAGTGCAGCAGAGGATCCAACAAGTTAAAGGTTTATCCTTACAGCAGAATGGAGAGTGCTCAGGGATAAATCTCAATACACAGATCCTCATCATTGGCTCATGTTGGGAAGCAAAGCCAACAAATCCAAGCATCATGAGCTTGGATTTGACACCTCAGACAAGTGGGGAGTAATTTCACAGGAGGCTTCATAGGAAGGAACTCACTGATAAACTGTCCATGTCATCAGGGCTTGGTTCTGGATTCAGGGAAAGGTTGCTGACATTCACTCTCATGAAACCATCCTTGAAGAAACCAAAGGTATTCAGGTGCACTTTCTGCCTCACATCATCCTGTTAGAAAGGAAAGCAAGTTTACAAACACATGCAGAGTCATCTACTGCAGCAAAGGGAAAGCAGGGCGAGTGACTGATACTTGAATATTCATGCAAATATCTAATTATGCAAATAGCAAATTTCTTTAGGATACCTTCCAATGTAACCAACTATTTCACTGGAATGGACCAACTTTTCCAATAACCTGAACAGCAAGAACTTTAAAAAGACATATTTCTGCTTACTGACTTGCCATGCTACTAGGAAATATGCAAGAATTTAAGAAGAATTTAAACATCTAGCATCACTGATTAAACAGCATACAGCAAAATCCCCCAGAGTGACTGCAGACATATCAAGACAGCTTTTGTTTGAATTGTGGCTGCTGTCATTGcaacaggctgcagaggaaataGACTTTGGGGATCTTAGCTAACCGAGAGTTGGGGTTTGGCCAAGTGTTTAGCAAGTGCATTGTCACCACCTCAGATCATCTGTGTTAGGCAGGGTCAGTGTTTGGACAGGCAAACATTAATTCACTGGAAAACTATGTgagaaaattaagttttataTATAGTCCCACACCTCCAAATTATTTTtggcataaaataaataaaaagagaataaataccAAAACCAGAATTATTTGGGTTAGTTTCCTTAGCAGGAAAAATTGaattccttcctctgctcccagttTAGCTGAAGAATAATGTCCTTCCTCTCAGGAAACCATATCATGATCTCTTCTCATGCCCTGCTCAGCTTATAAAGGTTCAAGTACAGtgagctttaattttttttttttttttaataaggagGCCATGAAGGATCTCTCATGAAAAGTAGCTGACATCACACACAGCTGCCACATCAGATGACAAAAGGTCACATCCAACGTCTGCAGCTGGTCCCTCAAATCTACTGGGTCATTAattggaagaaaagcagaaacaaggcaacagaaatcaaaaagcaaatttaaaatggaatctaaaacatttgaaatcaaaaatcaaatttaaaatggaattttaaacaTTTGACAAGTtggcaataaaaaaaaacaaaactaaaatatgtttcttcctcctgcttcttcTAGGAAAAGATAATCAGATTGCAGAATTATCTAAAAAGAGAAGTCAGCTGCTAAAGGCACACTGTTCTGGAAACAGCCCTGGAAGACTGAGCTATGAACTGTGCAAGTACAAAAAGTTCTTTCCCTCCCTCTAGCCAAGTATTGATTTTGACGCCTCTGCACAAAACGTTCCTGACTCATAAACATCCCTCACTGTAATAGCAGGACACTCATCCTGACACAGCTAACCTGTAATCCAGCTGTAATTAGATCACCCTAATAGAATCAAGTTAACCTGGCAAATAACCAGATGGTTCCCTTGAtgctcagaagaggaaaaaacagtaaaGTGCCACAGGGCTTGCAGCAGATGCTGTGTTTAACGGAGTTTTGGAGCTCTGCTGTCTGGGGGTTCTGGGTCATGGAACGTGCTTGAAGCAGGAGCCCACCTGGTTCCTCTAACACTGCACTCCATGAAACCTCCCAGCCAGTACAGAAAATCCATCCTGGCTCTTTACAGGGCACATCAGATGTATTAAACCACAAATGGACAGAGAAGAAGAGGGGGACATGGTGCCATCCAGACACAAGGTTTTGTACCTTGCAAACAgggccagaggcagctgctcaaTTCAGAGCACTTGCAAGAgctccccagctcagctgaagtGATTTACTCTGCTAGTTTACTGATATGCTCCCCACCACCAGCAGATAATTAATATACAACACACACCACTTTCCTCCCTGGCTTTATCTCAGCTTTGAATGCTTAGAGTTTACAGATTT
The Serinus canaria isolate serCan28SL12 chromosome 17, serCan2020, whole genome shotgun sequence DNA segment above includes these coding regions:
- the GPR107 gene encoding protein GPR107 isoform X1; the encoded protein is MAARGAGAVVGLLLLLLRAGPARARVHHLTLKDDVRQKVHLNTFGFFKDGFMRVNVSNLSLNPEPSPDDMDSLSVGFSLDRTRNDGFSTYLDEEVDYCILKKTPEPDVSVVILLLDIRRDVVKVRFSSEAASLLPKIVFVSEENGTALNTKLLKTSELSSDSDKNAPKTSENTDDKDKKSKRSTTSSQSMVEQEHPVRHVQGMFSFQFFFNISSDKQEGLYSLYFHKCVGKKGPANDQLLFSLDIDVTEKNPESYLSAGEIPLPKLYISMALFFFLSGTVWIHILRKRRNDVFKIHWLMAALPFTKSLSLVFHAIDYHYISSQGFPIEGWAVVYYITHLLKGALLFITIALIGTGWAFIKHILSDKDKKIFMIVIPLQVLANVAYIIIESTEEGTTEYGLWKEILFLVDLLCCGAILFPVVWSIRHLQEASATDGKAAINLAKLKLFRHYYVMIVCYIYFTRIIAILIKIAVPFQWKWLYQLLDEMATLVFFVLTGYKFRPASDNPYLQLSQDDEDDLEMEAVVTTSGVMEGMKKVKKVVNGSAEPQGEWESTA
- the GPR107 gene encoding protein GPR107 isoform X2 gives rise to the protein MRVNVSNLSLNPEPSPDDMDSLSVGFSLDRTRNDGFSTYLDEEVDYCILKKTPEPDVSVVILLLDIRRDVVKVRFSSEAASLLPKIVFVSEENGTALNTKLLKTSELSSDSDKNAPKTSENTDDKDKKSKRSTTSSQSMVEQEHPVRHVQGMFSFQFFFNISSDKQEGLYSLYFHKCVGKKGPANDQLLFSLDIDVTEKNPESYLSAGEIPLPKLYISMALFFFLSGTVWIHILRKRRNDVFKIHWLMAALPFTKSLSLVFHAIDYHYISSQGFPIEGWAVVYYITHLLKGALLFITIALIGTGWAFIKHILSDKDKKIFMIVIPLQVLANVAYIIIESTEEGTTEYGLWKEILFLVDLLCCGAILFPVVWSIRHLQEASATDGKAAINLAKLKLFRHYYVMIVCYIYFTRIIAILIKIAVPFQWKWLYQLLDEMATLVFFVLTGYKFRPASDNPYLQLSQDDEDDLEMEAVVTTSGVMEGMKKVKKVVNGSAEPQGEWESTA